Proteins found in one Larimichthys crocea isolate SSNF chromosome I, L_crocea_2.0, whole genome shotgun sequence genomic segment:
- the eef1g gene encoding elongation factor 1-gamma — protein sequence MAAGTLYTYPENWRAFKAQIAAQYSGARLKLASNPPAFTFGQTNRTPAFLNNFPLGKVPAYQGDDGFCLFESNAIAHFLSNDALRGATPQAAAQVLQWVSFADSEIIPPASAWVFPTLGIMQFNKQATEQAKEDVKRALTVLNQHLNTRTFLVGERVSLADITVACSMLWLYKQVLEPSFRQPYSNVTRWFVTCVNQPQFKAVLGEVKLCEKMAQFDAKKFSEMQPKKETPAKKEKAPKEAAKPQEKKEKEKEKKKEEKKPAPEEEMDESDAALAAEPKAKDPFAHLPKSAFVMDEFKRKYSNEDTLAVALPYFWEHFDREGYSIWYGQYKFPDELTLTFMSCNLIAGMFQRLDKLRKNAFASAILFGTNNNSSISAIWIFRGQDLAFTLSPDWQIDYESYDWRKLDPDSEECKTMVKEYFSWEGEFKHVGKAFNQGKIFK from the exons ATGGCGGCAGGG ACCCTGTACACGTACCCAGAGAACTGGAGGGCCTTCAAGGCCCAGATCGCAGCCCAGTACAGCGGTGCTCGCCTCAAATTGGCCAGCAACCCCCCTGCCTTCACCTTCGGGCAGACAAACCGTACTCCTGCCTTCCTCAACAACTTCCCTCTGGGCAAG GTACCTGCGTACCAGGGAGATGACGGCTTCTGTCTGTTTGAGAGTAATGCCATTGCTCACTTCT TGAGCAATGATGCCCTGCGTGGTGCCACTCCCCAGGCCGCAGCCCAGGTGCTGCAGTGGGTGAGCTTCGCTGACTCAGAGATCATCCCTCCAGCCAGCGCATGGGTCTTCCCCACTCTGGGAATCATGCAGTTCAACAAACAG GCCACAGAGCAGGCCAAGGAGGACGTGAAGAGGGCCCTTACTGTGCTGAACCAGCACCTGAACACCCGTACTTTCCTGGTAGGAGAGAGGGTCAGCCTTGCTGACATCACTGTGGCCTGCTCCATGCTCTGGCTCTACAAACAG GTCCTTGAGCCTTCTTTCCGTCAGCCATACTCCAACGTGACTCGCTGGTTTGTCACCTGTGTCAACCAGCCCCAATTCAAGGCTGTGCTTGGCGAGGTTAAGCTGTGTGAAAAGATGGCCCAGTTTGACG CCAAGAAGTTTTCTGAGATGCAGCCCAAGAAAGAGACCCCTGCTAAGAAAGAGAAGGCACCAAAAGAGGCAGCCAAGCCccaggagaagaaggaaaaggaaaaggaaaagaaaaaggaagagaagaaaccCGCCCCAGAAGAGGAAATGGATGAAAGTGATGCTGCTTTGGCTGCTGAGCCCAAAGCCAAGGACCCCTTTGCACACCTGCCAAAGAG tgcatttgtcaTGGATGAGTTCAAGAGAAAGTATTCCAATGAGGACACCCTGGCAGTAGCTCTTCCCTACTTCTGGGAGCACTTTGACCGTGAGGGTTACTCAATCTGGTATGGCCAGTACAAATTCCCCGATGAGCTTACACTTACCTTCATGAGCTGCAACCTTATCGCAG GTATGTTCCAGCGCCTAGATAAGCTCAGAAAGAACGCCTTTGCCAGTGCCATCTTGTTTggcaccaacaacaacagcagcatctcTGCTATCTGGATCTTCAGAGGACAGGACCTGGCCTTCACT CTGAGTCCAGACTGGCAGATCGACTACGAGTCATACGACTGGCGCAAGCTGGATCCAGACAGCGAGGAGTGCAAGACCATGGTAAAGGAGTACTTCAGCTGGGAGGGAGAATTCAAGCATGTGGGCAAAGCCTTCAACCAGGGCAAGATCTTCAAGTGA
- the polr2g gene encoding DNA-directed RNA polymerase II subunit RPB7: MFYHISLEHEILLHPRYFGPNLLNTVKQKLFTEVEGTCTGKYGFVIAVTTIDNIGAGVIQPGRGFVLYPVKYKAIVFRPFKGEVVDAVVTQVNKVGLFTEIGPMSCFISRHSIPSEMEFDPNSNPPCYKTVDEDIVIQQDDEIRLKIVGTRVDKNDIFAIGSLMDDYLGLVS, encoded by the exons atgttttaccat ATTTCTTTGGAGCATGAAATCTTACTCCACCCGAGGTATTTTGGTCCTAACCTGCTCAACACCGTGAAACAGAAGCTGTTCACAGAGGTGGAGGGCACCTGCACCGGCAA GTATGGCTTTGTCATCGCAGTCACCACCATTGACAACATTGGTGCAGGTGTAATCCAGCCAGGAAGAGGGTTTGTCCTCTATCCAGTGAAGTACAAGGCCATTGTGTTCCGCCCATTCAAAGGAGAAGTGGTGGATGCTGTGGTCACTCAGGTCAACAAG GTTGGATTGTTCACAGAAATTGGTCCCATGTCTTGCTTCATCTCACGCCAT tctATCCCCTCAGAAATGGAGTTTGATCCCAACTCTAACCCTCCTTGTTATAAGACAGTCGATGAG GACATTGTAATCCAGCAAGATGACGAGATCCGCCTAAAGATTGTGGGAACAAGAGTGGACAAGAATGACATT TTTGCCATCGGGTCTCTCATGGATGATTATCTGG GTCTTGTGAGCTGA
- the si:ch211-175m2.5 gene encoding uncharacterized protein si:ch211-175m2.5 produces the protein MASKLVSKLFRPHVFTQLASPRSGCMFRGKAAAAVAVVGTRHSSSDPPPEKISRYPIPYRKDLPYDIVELMEEVESKGGFLPNVFKVLSHRPAEFRAFFAYYNELMNKETGRLTKADRELIVVATSIHNKCLYCVVSHSALHRIYSKKPTLSDQVIVNYENAELSPRERAILDFAMAVCRCDTITEQHFKSLEEVGFDHEDAWDIAAIAAFFAMSNRLAHLTDMRPNLEFYNMGRVPRDKSKDK, from the exons ATGGCGAGTAAACTCGTCTCGAAGTTATTTCGTCCCCATGTGTTCACACAGCTT GCGTCTCCCCGGTCGGGTTGCATGTTTCGGGGGAAAGCTGCGGCGGCCGTGGCGGTGGTGGGGACCAGGCATTCCTCCAGCGATCCGCCACCAGAGAAAATCAGTCGCTATCCGATCCCTTACAGGAAAGACCTTCCCTATGATATAGTGGAGCTTATGGAGGAAGTTGAGTCAAAG GGAGGCTTTTTGCCCAATGTCTTCAAAGTCCTCTCTCATAGACCAGCAGAGTTCAGAGCCTTCTTCGCTTACTACAATGAACTCATGAACAAAGAGACAG GCCGATTAACCAAGGCAGATCGCGAACTGATTGTAGTGGCGACCAGTATCCACAACAAGTGTCTTTACTGTGTGGTATCCCACAGTGCACTACACCGTATCTACTCCAAGAAACCCACGCTCTCTGATCAG GTCATTGTTAACTATGAGAATGCAGAGCTGTCACCTCGTGAGCGTGCCATTCTAGACTTTGCGATGGCCGTGTGTCGCTGTGACACCATCACAGAGCAGCATTTCAAGTCTTTGGAGGAAGTGGGATTTGACCATGAGGATGCCTGGGACATCGCTGCCATTGCTGCTTTCTTTGCCATGTCCAACCGACTCGCCCACCTCACCGATATGAGGCCAAACTTAGAATTTTATAATATGGGCCGTGTACCACGGGACAAGAGCAAGGACAAGtga